One Oncorhynchus keta strain PuntledgeMale-10-30-2019 chromosome 23, Oket_V2, whole genome shotgun sequence DNA segment encodes these proteins:
- the LOC127911132 gene encoding S-antigen protein-like, with product MQEAGEDELQEAGENELPEAGEDETQEAGEDKLPEAGEDETQEAGEDETPEAGEDETQEAGEDETQEAGEDETQEAGEDETQEAGQDETQEAGEDKLQEAGEDEMQVSGEDELQEAGEDELQEAGEDELQEAGEDELQEAGEDELQEAGEDEMQEAGEDKLQEAGEDEMQEAGEDKLQEAGEDKLQEAGEDEMQEAGEDEMQEAGEDKLQEAGEDEMQEAGEDELQEEAGEDETQEAGEDKLQEAGEDETPEAGEDETQEAGEDEMQEAGEDEMQEAGEDEMQEAGEDKLQEAGEDEMQEAGEDELQEAGEDELQEAGEDELQEAGEDELQEAGEDETQEAGEDEMQEAGEDKLQEAGEDEMQEAGEDEMQEAGEDEMQEAGEDKLQEAGGDEMQEAGEDANRYFTTTKSKQSYQSTLTYLREHSVIYNDKRTKTNGCTRCVSAATRYEGKTSQMEEMNHDVSDDSSSDSEPHPEPSPLRPESK from the exons ATGCAGGAAGCTGGGGAAGACGAGCTGCAGGAAGCTGGGGAAAACGAGCTGCCGGAAGCTGGGGAAGACGAGACGCAGGAAGCTGGGGAAGACAAGCTGCCGGAAGCTGGGGAAGACGAGACGCAGGAAGCTGGGGAAGACGAGACGCCGGAAGCTGGGGAAGACGAGACGCAGGAAGCTGGGGAAGACGAGACGCAGGAAGCTGGGGAAGACGAGACGCAGGAAGCTGGGGAAGACGAGACGCAGGAAGCTGGGCAAGACGAGACGCAGGAAGCTGGGGAGGACAAGCTGCAGGAAGCTGGGGAAGACGAGATGCAGGTATCTGGGGAAGACGAGCTGCAGGAAGCTGGGGAAGACGAGCTGCAGGAAGCTGGGGAAGACGAGCTGCAGGAAGCTGGGGAAGACGAGCTGCAGGAAGCTGGGGAAGACGAGCTGCAGGAAGCTGGGGAAGACGAGATGCAGGAAGCTGGGGAGGACAAGCTGCAGGAAGCTGGGGAAGACGAGATGCAGGAAGCTGGGGAGGACAAGCTGCAGGAAGCTGGGGAGGACAAGCTGCAGGAAGCTGGGGAAGACGAGATGCAGGAAGCTGGGGAAGACGAGATGCAGGAAGCTGGGGAGGACAAGCTGCAGGAAGCTGGGGAAGACGAGATGCAGGAAGCTGGGGAAGACGAGCTGCAGGAA GAAGCTGGGGAAGACGAGACGCAGGAAGCTGGGGAAGACAAGCTGCAGGAAGCTGGGGAAGACGAGACGCCGGAAGCTGGGGAAGACGAGACGCAGGAAGCTGGGGAAGACGAGATGCAGGAAGCTGGGGAAGACGAGATGCAGGAAGCTGGGGAAGACGAGATGCAGGAAGCTGGGGAGGACAAGCTGCAGGAAGCTGGGGAAGACGAGATGCAGGAAGCTGGGGAAGACGAGCTGCAGGAAGCTGGGGAAGACGAGCTGCAGGAAGCTGGGGAAGACGAGCTGCAGGAAGCTGGGGAAGACGAGCTGCAGGAAGCTGGGGAAGACGAGACGCAGGAAGCTGGGGAAGACGAGATGCAGGAAGCTGGGGAGGACAAGCTGCAGGAAGCTGGGGAAGACGAGATGCAGGAAGCTGGGGAAGACGAGATGCAGGAAGCTGGGGAAGACGAGATGCAGGAAGCTGGGGAGGACAAGCTGCAGGAAGCTGGGGGAGACGAGATGCAGGAAGCTGGGGAAGACGCCAACAGGTACTTCACA ACCACCAAATCCAAGCAGTCTTATCAGTCTACTCTGACCTACTTGAGAGAACACAGTGTAATTTACAATGACAAGAGGACCAAGACGAATGGATGCACACGCTGTGTTAGCGCTGCTACACGATATGAAGGAAAAACCTCTCAGATGGAAGAAATGAATCATGACGTCTCTGATGATTCTTCTTCTGATTCTGAGCCTCATCCTGAACCTTCACCTCTGAGGCCTGAGAGCAAATAA